In the genome of Haloarcula sp. CBA1129, one region contains:
- a CDS encoding branched-chain amino acid ABC transporter permease, whose protein sequence is MSTGSIQARAEGWLGNSDVRLLIALALAIGGLYALFSVVLGFQLNGTVNTLRRVAFLSVIYAMLALALNLQWGYAGLFNLGAAGFMAIGVYTMGILTAPVTASPPGFGLPLPVAILCAILVTGIIGGLAALPAIRLRADYLAIVTVAFSEIVRLTLRAPEFANTRIAGVAFGTGGATGLSLPSNPIRALFYINPAAAAAEPNALGVAIFSAVEPLGIEQTVVIGWTYVVALCLCLGLLYWLMVRLGKSPFGRVLKSIREDQQVTQALGKDTRLFKIKTFALGCALMGLIAILWRLSGGYASPRMFKPIQTFYIFIALFIGGTGSPTGSIVGGALFASLLFEGPSFIRRVVAEYLQLSNAPDTLVGALAELGTLDVTPLLAYSVQDVSISALRLMLLGIVLVYLMQRHPDGLLGHRKAIASSVDLSQQATREDDNE, encoded by the coding sequence ATGAGTACGGGTTCCATTCAGGCGCGGGCTGAGGGCTGGCTTGGCAACAGTGACGTGCGCCTGCTTATCGCCCTTGCTCTCGCGATTGGGGGCCTGTACGCGCTTTTCAGTGTCGTCCTCGGCTTCCAACTGAACGGTACAGTCAACACCCTCCGTCGCGTCGCGTTCCTCTCAGTGATTTATGCCATGCTAGCGCTCGCACTAAACCTCCAGTGGGGGTACGCGGGCCTGTTCAATCTTGGCGCGGCCGGATTCATGGCAATCGGTGTCTACACCATGGGAATACTGACAGCGCCGGTCACGGCCAGTCCGCCCGGATTCGGGCTGCCACTCCCCGTTGCCATCCTGTGTGCGATACTCGTGACGGGGATCATCGGCGGCCTCGCCGCGTTGCCAGCGATCCGACTTCGTGCCGATTATCTCGCAATCGTAACCGTTGCGTTCTCCGAAATCGTTCGCCTCACGCTCCGTGCACCGGAGTTCGCGAACACTCGTATCGCCGGCGTTGCATTCGGAACTGGTGGTGCGACGGGGCTGTCGCTGCCATCGAACCCGATCCGGGCTCTCTTTTACATAAACCCCGCCGCCGCAGCTGCCGAGCCCAACGCCCTCGGTGTGGCGATATTCAGCGCCGTGGAGCCACTGGGCATCGAGCAGACCGTTGTTATCGGCTGGACGTACGTGGTTGCGTTGTGTCTCTGTCTTGGCCTCTTGTACTGGCTGATGGTTCGCCTCGGTAAGTCACCCTTCGGACGGGTACTCAAGAGCATTCGAGAGGACCAACAGGTCACGCAGGCGCTGGGGAAAGATACGCGCCTGTTCAAGATAAAGACGTTCGCGCTTGGCTGTGCGCTTATGGGCCTGATTGCCATCCTCTGGCGTCTCTCTGGGGGCTATGCATCGCCACGGATGTTCAAGCCCATACAGACGTTTTACATTTTCATTGCGCTGTTTATCGGCGGGACTGGGTCGCCAACGGGGAGCATTGTTGGCGGTGCCTTGTTCGCGAGTCTACTCTTCGAGGGGCCCTCGTTCATCCGTCGCGTCGTGGCAGAGTACCTCCAGCTCAGTAACGCTCCTGATACGCTTGTCGGTGCCCTTGCCGAGCTAGGGACCCTTGATGTCACACCACTGCTGGCGTATTCCGTGCAGGACGTGAGTATCTCTGCGCTCCGGCTCATGCTGTTAGGTATCGTTCTGGTGTATCTCATGCAACGGCACCCGGATGGGCTGCTTGGCCATCGAAAAGCAATCGCATCAAGCGTTGACCTCTCACAACAGGCGACTCGCGAGGACGACAATGAGTAA
- a CDS encoding ABC transporter ATP-binding protein codes for MSKNVQSARSEQTQTGQQEQILKVENLRKTFGGITAVADVSFHVEKGSITGLIGPNGAGKSTTFDLITGVQRPDGGAVEFNDTEITGYRSDQVANQGLVRTFQIARELSEMTVLENLMLAPQNQAGEAVWRAVLPRARTQVVEQEKELRERAWEMLELFEIEHVAHESAGNLSGGQRKLLEMARVLMTDPEMVLLDEPLAGVNPTLEEKLIDRLHTLKEQGYTFLFVEHDMDVIMNNCDTVIVMHQGSVLTEGQPDAVKNNEKVLDAYLGEEVKI; via the coding sequence ATGAGTAAGAACGTACAATCAGCACGGAGCGAACAGACGCAGACGGGACAGCAAGAACAGATACTCAAAGTGGAGAATCTACGAAAGACGTTCGGTGGTATTACCGCTGTCGCTGATGTCTCTTTCCACGTTGAAAAAGGGTCAATTACCGGTCTGATTGGTCCGAATGGTGCCGGCAAGTCGACGACCTTCGACCTGATTACTGGTGTGCAACGTCCAGACGGGGGCGCAGTCGAATTCAACGACACGGAGATAACGGGGTATCGGTCAGATCAGGTTGCTAATCAGGGCCTCGTCCGGACCTTCCAGATTGCACGAGAGCTATCAGAGATGACCGTGCTCGAAAACCTGATGCTGGCACCACAGAACCAAGCCGGCGAAGCAGTCTGGCGGGCGGTCCTCCCGCGAGCTAGAACGCAGGTCGTCGAACAAGAAAAAGAGCTCCGAGAACGGGCCTGGGAGATGCTCGAACTGTTCGAGATCGAGCACGTCGCGCACGAATCTGCCGGCAATCTCTCAGGCGGCCAACGGAAGCTCTTAGAGATGGCACGCGTGCTTATGACCGATCCCGAGATGGTTCTGCTGGATGAACCGCTTGCGGGAGTCAACCCAACACTCGAAGAGAAACTCATTGACCGGTTGCATACGCTCAAAGAGCAGGGCTACACCTTCCTCTTTGTCGAACACGACATGGACGTGATTATGAATAACTGCGATACGGTCATCGTTATGCACCAGGGGAGTGTTCTCACAGAGGGGCAACCGGACGCAGTGAAAAATAACGAGAAAGTGCTTGACGCCTATCTCGGCGAAGAGGTGAAAATATGA
- a CDS encoding ABC transporter ATP-binding protein, producing MSLLSVQQLDAGYGDLQILTDVDMEVGQSEYITIVGPNGAGKSTVMKSVFGLTTYMGGEIIFNDRDIAGEQPEDIISYGLSFVPQSNNVFEPLTVTENLKMGAYTLDQFPEERLQAVYDRFPILETRSEQKAGTLSGGQQQMLAMGRALMLDPDLLLLDEPSAGLAPDLVDEMFDRIDEINDAGTAVLLVEQNAKEALRRCDRGYVLVQGQNRHEDSGEALLNDQQVREDFLGG from the coding sequence ATGAGCCTGCTGTCGGTACAACAACTGGACGCCGGGTACGGTGATCTACAGATTCTCACAGATGTCGACATGGAAGTCGGACAGAGCGAGTATATCACCATCGTCGGCCCGAACGGTGCAGGCAAGTCCACTGTAATGAAATCAGTGTTCGGACTGACGACGTACATGGGAGGTGAAATCATATTCAACGACAGGGACATCGCCGGCGAACAACCGGAAGATATCATCTCGTATGGGCTGAGCTTCGTCCCCCAGAGCAACAACGTGTTTGAGCCGCTGACGGTCACGGAGAACCTCAAGATGGGTGCATACACGCTGGACCAATTCCCGGAAGAACGGTTACAGGCGGTTTACGACCGGTTCCCGATACTGGAAACACGGTCAGAGCAGAAGGCGGGCACACTTTCAGGCGGGCAACAGCAGATGCTCGCGATGGGGCGTGCACTCATGCTCGACCCCGACCTGTTACTGCTCGACGAGCCCAGCGCAGGCCTCGCACCGGATCTCGTCGATGAGATGTTTGACCGCATTGACGAGATTAACGATGCCGGCACTGCCGTGCTCCTCGTCGAACAGAATGCCAAAGAGGCATTGCGACGGTGTGACCGTGGATACGTACTGGTGCAAGGGCAGAACCGACACGAGGACAGTGGTGAGGCACTGCTCAACGACCAACAAGTTCGCGAAGACTTCCTCGGCGGGTAG